One Calditrichota bacterium genomic window carries:
- a CDS encoding HPr family phosphocarrier protein → MVEKEVIVKNKLGLHARPSALFVRKASKFKSDIQLIKDGVEVNGKSIMGLMMLAAEMGSKITIRAEGEDEDKAVETLAALFENKFDED, encoded by the coding sequence ATGGTCGAGAAAGAAGTCATTGTGAAAAACAAACTGGGGTTACATGCCCGGCCCTCTGCTCTCTTTGTAAGGAAGGCATCCAAATTTAAGTCGGATATTCAACTTATTAAGGATGGCGTGGAAGTCAACGGGAAGAGCATTATGGGGCTCATGATGCTTGCCGCCGAAATGGGCAGCAAAATAACCATTCGGGCGGAAGGAGAGGATGAAGATAAGGCTGTGGAGACCCTTGCTGCACTTTTTGAAAACAAATTTGATGAAGATTAG
- the acs gene encoding acetate--CoA ligase, which produces MASLEGEVYYPSQTVIDQATIKDYDSLYQKSIKNREEFWAEEAEKLDWFKKWDRVLDDRDKPFYKWFVGGKINIIHNAIDRHLKTWRRNKLALIWEGEPGDFRTFSYHALNREVSKFANILKSMGVKKGDIVTIYMPQIPELMFAMLACAKIGAIHSVVYGGFSVEALAERIADAKSRVLVTADGGWRRGKINDLKKIVDEAIKRSPTIESCVVVKRTGHEVYMESGRDFWYEDLMNFPIACESCGTAEMDAEDTLFILYTSGTTGKPKGQVHTHGGYAVYTSTTHRYVFDIKEDDRFWCAADPGWITGHSYIIYGPLINGATVMMYEGAPNYPYPNRWWQMIEKYGINILYTSPTAIRGLMRFGDDWPRRYDLSSLRLLGSVGEPINPEAWRWYYEVIGQKRCPIMDTWWQTETGGFMITPLPITPLKPGSATKPFFGIEVGIVDEEGKDVAPGEEGKLVIKAPWPGMARTILGDPDRYVNTYWKDYEKQGWYKAGDSARIDKDGYIWIIGRIDDVIKVSGYRLGTAEIESALVSHPSVSEAAAIGLPHELKGHAIHAFVILKTGQKASPELADELRDHVAREIGPIARPEAVNFVDSLPKTRSGKIMRRVLKAKILGQDVGDLSTLEE; this is translated from the coding sequence ATGGCATCTTTAGAGGGAGAGGTATATTATCCATCTCAGACAGTTATTGATCAGGCAACCATTAAAGATTACGACTCTTTGTATCAAAAATCCATCAAAAACCGGGAAGAATTTTGGGCCGAGGAAGCCGAAAAGCTGGATTGGTTTAAAAAGTGGGATCGGGTACTTGATGACCGTGACAAACCCTTTTACAAATGGTTTGTCGGGGGGAAAATCAACATCATCCACAACGCAATCGACCGTCATCTCAAAACATGGCGCCGGAATAAACTGGCTCTCATCTGGGAGGGGGAACCGGGAGATTTTAGAACCTTTTCTTACCACGCGTTGAATCGGGAGGTTTCCAAATTTGCCAATATCCTGAAGAGTATGGGCGTTAAAAAGGGAGACATTGTGACGATCTACATGCCCCAGATTCCCGAATTGATGTTTGCAATGTTGGCCTGTGCCAAAATCGGGGCCATTCACAGCGTGGTTTACGGAGGATTTAGTGTGGAAGCGCTGGCCGAACGCATTGCCGATGCCAAGAGCCGGGTTCTGGTAACCGCGGACGGTGGATGGCGCCGGGGCAAAATTAACGACCTGAAAAAGATCGTGGATGAGGCCATTAAGCGATCGCCAACCATTGAATCGTGCGTGGTGGTCAAACGAACCGGACACGAGGTGTATATGGAAAGCGGCCGGGACTTTTGGTACGAAGACCTCATGAATTTTCCTATTGCCTGTGAATCGTGTGGAACAGCTGAAATGGATGCGGAAGACACGCTTTTCATCCTTTACACATCCGGTACCACCGGAAAGCCGAAGGGACAGGTGCACACCCATGGAGGATATGCGGTTTATACGTCAACAACCCATCGGTATGTATTCGATATTAAAGAAGATGACCGGTTTTGGTGCGCCGCAGATCCGGGCTGGATTACCGGACACAGTTATATTATTTACGGGCCGCTAATTAACGGCGCGACCGTTATGATGTACGAAGGCGCCCCCAATTACCCGTACCCCAATCGCTGGTGGCAAATGATTGAAAAATATGGAATCAACATCCTGTACACCTCCCCTACGGCTATTCGCGGCCTGATGCGATTTGGCGATGATTGGCCGCGCCGCTACGATCTGAGCAGTCTGCGGCTTTTGGGGTCGGTGGGTGAACCCATCAACCCGGAAGCCTGGCGCTGGTACTACGAGGTGATCGGTCAAAAGCGGTGCCCGATCATGGATACCTGGTGGCAAACGGAAACGGGCGGATTTATGATCACCCCATTGCCCATCACGCCGCTAAAACCGGGATCGGCCACGAAGCCGTTTTTTGGGATTGAGGTCGGGATTGTGGACGAAGAGGGAAAAGATGTGGCCCCGGGGGAAGAGGGAAAATTGGTGATCAAAGCCCCATGGCCGGGAATGGCCCGGACCATTTTGGGGGACCCTGATCGATATGTAAATACGTACTGGAAAGATTACGAAAAACAGGGTTGGTACAAGGCGGGTGATTCCGCCCGAATCGACAAAGACGGCTACATCTGGATTATTGGGCGCATTGATGATGTGATTAAGGTGAGCGGGTATCGTCTGGGAACCGCAGAAATTGAAAGCGCTCTGGTGAGCCATCCCTCCGTTTCGGAGGCAGCAGCAATCGGACTTCCCCATGAGCTAAAGGGACACGCCATCCACGCATTTGTTATTCTGAAAACGGGTCAAAAAGCATCACCGGAATTGGCCGATGAACTGCGGGACCATGTGGCGCGGGAGATCGGGCCCATTGCCCGTCCGGAGGCCGTTAATTTTGTTGACTCATTGCCCAAAACACGGAGCGGAAAGATCATGCGGCGGGTTCTAAAGGCAAAAATTCTGGGACAGGATGTGGGAGATTTGAGTACGCTGGAAGAATAG
- a CDS encoding PTS sugar transporter subunit IIC, whose amino-acid sequence MFQKYLILFLSGGIIGLDTTAAWQILISHPLISNTLIGWIFGDLPLGLFFGLAMEMIWLKDIPIGGAKLPEGNIGSFVGMSAILFAQPQNALHQPWLVFGGFLYAFLIAHLAGFTLPQMRRNNRILVKWADHFAKKGHASGVAWMHRIGILHAFFHGAVWTVVAVWVGAWGLDKLGNWTREWGQLTTVGLKSTLLGMGIGIVGYYYTSKKNRPILFAGVILGIVIGLLWG is encoded by the coding sequence ATGTTTCAGAAATATTTAATTCTTTTTTTATCGGGCGGAATCATTGGGCTGGATACAACTGCCGCCTGGCAAATCCTCATTTCACACCCCTTAATCAGCAACACCCTGATTGGCTGGATTTTCGGGGATTTGCCGCTGGGATTGTTCTTTGGATTGGCCATGGAAATGATCTGGCTAAAAGATATTCCGATCGGGGGTGCAAAATTGCCGGAGGGAAATATCGGATCGTTTGTGGGGATGTCGGCCATTTTATTTGCACAACCCCAGAATGCGCTTCACCAACCCTGGCTGGTATTTGGTGGGTTCCTGTATGCCTTTCTTATCGCCCATCTGGCCGGGTTTACGCTTCCTCAGATGCGCCGGAACAACCGGATTCTCGTAAAATGGGCCGATCATTTTGCAAAAAAGGGACACGCCTCGGGTGTTGCCTGGATGCACCGAATTGGGATTCTTCATGCCTTTTTTCACGGAGCCGTCTGGACGGTAGTGGCTGTCTGGGTGGGCGCCTGGGGATTGGATAAACTGGGTAATTGGACCCGGGAATGGGGACAGCTTACAACCGTCGGTTTGAAATCCACGCTTCTGGGAATGGGCATTGGGATTGTCGGATATTATTACACCAGCAAAAAAAACCGCCCGATCCTGTTTGCAGGGGTTATCCTTGGAATCGTCATCGGATTACTCTGGGGTTAA
- a CDS encoding PTS mannose/fructose/sorbose transporter family subunit IID, which yields MRKLQKSDLVKIVWRSFYIQGSWNFERMLNLGFAFCLLPILNKLYSDPEDKKAFLKRHLGYFNAHPYFSSFALGAVARLEEKAAVEKWTDFAPIEKFKFRLSSPLGAIGDRLFWGTIKPVASILGVFFALIGGILGPIVMFVLYNIPHIFIRYYGVFHGYKRGFDIVSELSMRRYQKYVDALEKVSLFSVGILAGFLFLTSAKMGLEMGGLFFLTGGVTFFILRKGWSFYMALVLSLALMFGVVFIF from the coding sequence ATGAGAAAACTCCAAAAGTCGGATTTAGTCAAAATTGTCTGGCGATCGTTTTATATCCAGGGCTCCTGGAATTTTGAACGAATGTTAAATCTGGGATTTGCTTTTTGTCTGCTTCCGATTTTGAACAAATTATACAGCGATCCCGAAGATAAAAAAGCGTTTCTTAAACGGCATTTGGGTTATTTCAATGCCCATCCGTACTTTTCGTCATTTGCCCTTGGTGCGGTTGCCCGGCTGGAAGAAAAAGCCGCCGTTGAAAAATGGACCGATTTTGCTCCCATCGAAAAATTTAAATTCCGGCTGTCCAGCCCCCTGGGTGCCATCGGCGACAGGCTTTTTTGGGGCACCATTAAACCTGTAGCGTCAATTTTGGGGGTCTTTTTCGCTCTCATTGGCGGAATTCTTGGACCCATTGTCATGTTTGTTTTGTACAACATTCCGCATATTTTTATTCGCTATTACGGGGTTTTTCATGGGTACAAAAGGGGGTTTGATATCGTAAGTGAGCTGTCCATGCGAAGGTACCAAAAATATGTCGATGCGCTGGAAAAGGTTTCTCTCTTCTCAGTGGGAATTCTGGCAGGCTTTCTCTTTTTGACGTCCGCAAAAATGGGACTTGAAATGGGCGGACTGTTTTTTCTTACAGGAGGCGTAACCTTCTTTATCCTCAGAAAAGGATGGTCTTTTTATATGGCCTTGGTTCTGTCTCTTGCACTTATGTTCGGGGTTGTTTTTATTTTTTAG
- the ptsP gene encoding phosphoenolpyruvate--protein phosphotransferase, with translation MSAYKITPSEKIFTGIPASPGIAIGPARPFGKESISVEERTLSPDEISGEIQKFQEALQKTKEEILSIRKHVQNNIGEENAKVFDAHLLILEDKIVLDETIRRIKDERKNADWLYFQIMRGFHDLMISGNDDYLRERGLDILDVKRRVIRNYQGETKKVRPDLPEPGIIVSHQLTPSEIVLLNRSRILGLAIDMGGKTSHVAILARSFEKPAVVGLHHFSSEVNNEDVLIVDGNTGRVILNPEPETLKDYQKRQENYQKYLEDLLPLREQSPITLDGHEIELSANIEFPEEVDSVLLHGARGVGLYRTEYLFLREAKFPDEEEQFTEYSNVATRLFPQPVIFRTFDLGGDRLSIAELTNKEDNPFLGWRSIRICLDKPDIFKTQLRAILRTSIKGNVRLMFPMITSIEEIRQAKKYLEEAKKELRQKKQPFDENLPIGIMIEVPAAAMMAEEYAREVDFMSIGTNDLIQYTLAVDRGNEKIAALYTGFHPAVLRLIYKTIEGGHRQKKWVGMCGELASHPLAIPILLGMGLDELSVPPYFLDKTKKIVRSLRYREMKKMAQKVLTYDSAEKIQAYAERFLKRRLPKDSLGVQK, from the coding sequence ATGTCTGCTTATAAAATTACACCCTCTGAAAAAATTTTCACAGGCATTCCTGCCTCTCCGGGAATTGCCATCGGACCGGCACGTCCCTTTGGAAAAGAGAGTATTTCGGTAGAAGAACGAACCCTTTCCCCCGATGAAATTTCGGGAGAAATTCAAAAATTTCAAGAAGCTCTGCAGAAGACAAAGGAAGAAATTCTCAGCATTCGAAAACACGTTCAAAACAATATTGGCGAAGAGAATGCCAAGGTATTTGATGCCCACCTCCTGATTTTGGAAGATAAAATTGTTCTTGATGAAACCATCCGCCGAATCAAAGACGAGCGCAAGAATGCCGATTGGCTTTATTTCCAGATTATGCGGGGTTTTCACGACCTCATGATTTCAGGCAACGACGATTATTTGCGTGAGCGGGGCCTGGATATTTTGGACGTCAAGCGACGCGTCATTCGAAATTACCAGGGGGAAACAAAAAAGGTCAGACCGGACTTGCCGGAACCGGGCATTATTGTGAGCCACCAACTCACACCCTCCGAAATTGTTCTTTTGAACCGGTCGCGCATTCTGGGGCTCGCCATCGACATGGGGGGAAAAACGTCCCACGTCGCCATCCTGGCCCGATCCTTTGAAAAACCGGCTGTGGTAGGGCTTCACCATTTCTCAAGCGAAGTCAACAACGAGGATGTCCTCATTGTTGACGGGAACACGGGCCGGGTGATCCTAAATCCTGAACCGGAGACGCTAAAAGACTATCAGAAACGTCAGGAAAACTACCAAAAATATCTGGAAGACCTGCTTCCTTTACGGGAACAATCGCCCATCACGCTTGACGGACACGAAATTGAACTTTCGGCAAATATTGAATTCCCGGAAGAAGTGGACTCGGTTTTATTGCATGGAGCCAGGGGCGTGGGTCTTTATCGAACAGAATACCTGTTTTTAAGAGAAGCTAAATTCCCCGACGAGGAGGAGCAATTTACCGAATATTCCAATGTGGCCACCCGGCTTTTTCCTCAACCCGTCATTTTTCGGACATTTGATCTTGGCGGCGACCGGCTTTCCATTGCGGAACTGACCAACAAAGAAGACAATCCCTTTTTGGGATGGCGGTCCATTCGCATTTGCTTGGACAAACCGGATATCTTCAAAACCCAACTGCGGGCCATTTTGCGAACCAGCATAAAAGGAAACGTACGCCTGATGTTTCCCATGATTACATCAATAGAAGAAATCCGTCAGGCCAAAAAATACCTGGAAGAGGCCAAAAAAGAGCTTCGCCAGAAGAAACAGCCCTTCGACGAAAACCTGCCTATTGGAATCATGATTGAAGTGCCCGCGGCCGCAATGATGGCCGAGGAATACGCCCGTGAGGTCGATTTCATGAGCATCGGCACAAACGACCTCATTCAGTACACGCTGGCGGTGGATCGGGGAAATGAAAAAATTGCGGCCCTTTACACCGGGTTCCACCCGGCCGTACTGCGATTGATCTACAAAACGATTGAAGGCGGACACCGGCAAAAAAAATGGGTCGGCATGTGCGGTGAATTGGCAAGCCACCCCCTGGCCATCCCTATTCTTCTGGGAATGGGTTTGGATGAATTAAGCGTGCCCCCTTATTTTCTGGATAAAACCAAAAAAATTGTCCGTTCCCTGCGTTACCGGGAGATGAAAAAAATGGCTCAGAAGGTGCTGACATACGATTCGGCGGAAAAAATTCAGGCATACGCCGAGCGCTTCCTGAAACGCCGCCTTCCAAAAGACAGTTTGGGAGTCCAAAAGTGA
- a CDS encoding adenosylhomocysteinase, producing MDYDVKDLGLADEGKRRILWADGDMPVLRAIRKRFEKEKPLAGKKMSACLHVTAETANLVRTLKAGGADIYLCASNPLSTQDDVAASLVRDFDIPVFAINGENREVYYQHIEKCVDHQPVITMDDGADLVSDIHAKHGDMASQILGSMEETTTGVIRLRAMEKDGALKFPVIAVNDAATKNLFDNRYGTGQSTIDGIIRAADVLIAGKIFVVSGYGWCGKGVSMRAKGMGAKVVVTEVDPIRALEAAMDGFWVMPMAEAAKIGDVFVTLTGDIHVIRPEHFEKMKDGAIVANSGHFNVEIDIPGLEKMAKEVHRGIRNFVDQYIMPNGHRIHLLAEGRLVNLAAAEGHPASVMDMSFATQALASEWVIKNAGHLEAKVYKVPVEIENWIATLKLESMGIGIDELTEEQKEYLSSWTMGT from the coding sequence GTGGATTACGACGTTAAAGATCTGGGGCTCGCCGATGAGGGAAAGCGCCGCATTTTATGGGCCGACGGCGATATGCCCGTTTTGCGTGCAATACGGAAACGTTTTGAAAAAGAAAAACCGCTGGCCGGCAAAAAAATGTCTGCCTGTTTGCATGTGACCGCCGAAACAGCCAATCTGGTCCGCACCCTGAAAGCCGGCGGAGCCGACATCTATCTGTGTGCCTCGAATCCCCTCAGCACACAGGATGACGTGGCCGCATCTCTGGTGCGGGATTTCGATATTCCGGTGTTTGCCATTAACGGCGAAAACCGGGAGGTTTATTATCAGCACATCGAAAAATGCGTGGACCACCAGCCGGTTATCACCATGGACGACGGGGCTGATCTGGTATCGGATATCCACGCCAAACACGGGGATATGGCGTCTCAGATCCTGGGGAGTATGGAAGAAACCACCACGGGTGTTATCCGCCTTCGAGCCATGGAAAAAGACGGCGCTCTCAAGTTTCCGGTCATCGCTGTAAACGATGCGGCTACCAAGAATCTGTTTGACAACCGCTACGGAACAGGCCAATCCACCATCGACGGGATTATTCGTGCAGCCGATGTCCTGATTGCCGGAAAGATTTTTGTGGTGTCCGGTTACGGCTGGTGCGGCAAAGGGGTTTCCATGCGCGCAAAAGGAATGGGAGCAAAGGTGGTCGTTACGGAGGTCGATCCCATTCGGGCCCTGGAGGCCGCCATGGACGGCTTCTGGGTGATGCCCATGGCGGAAGCCGCAAAGATCGGGGACGTCTTTGTTACACTCACCGGCGATATTCATGTGATCCGGCCCGAGCATTTCGAAAAAATGAAAGACGGCGCGATCGTTGCCAACTCCGGGCATTTTAATGTGGAAATTGATATTCCCGGTCTGGAAAAAATGGCCAAAGAGGTCCACCGCGGCATTCGGAATTTTGTGGATCAGTACATTATGCCCAACGGGCACCGGATTCACCTGCTGGCGGAAGGCCGCCTGGTCAATCTGGCCGCAGCGGAAGGACATCCGGCATCTGTAATGGACATGAGCTTTGCCACCCAGGCCCTCGCGTCCGAATGGGTGATCAAAAATGCCGGCCATCTGGAAGCAAAGGTGTACAAGGTGCCGGTAGAAATTGAAAACTGGATTGCCACCTTAAAGCTGGAATCCATGGGCATCGGAATCGATGAATTGACCGAGGAACAAAAAGAGTATTTGTCGTCCTGGACAATGGGGACATAG
- a CDS encoding FtsX-like permease family protein — translation MDLHESLWMAIESIRANKARAILTTIGIVFGVLAIISMQTLVQGFNKRVGKELSIIGSSTFYVQKYPAIQTGRLSSDIRNRKDITMKEVRAIEERATLIKLISPDDDQFGITVKYKGRHTNPTVLAKGGNEYWALVSGYMLKEGRFITRDDVHSTRDVCILGMDIVDKLFPFESPLGKLVLVNGHKMRVIGVFEEKGKIFGFSQDNVVFMPISTFFKYFGSRRSISIALQADRPDLIAPAIDEVTGILRSVRKVPPGKPNDFEIVTRESLLDTWNKISGYISIVATAIAAMSLIVGGIGIMNIMLVSVTERTREIGIRKAIGAKKKDILWQFIVEAVILSEIGGIIGVILGVGGGKILGLALKMPSAVPVWAVLVAIVFSSFVGLFFGIYPASKAAKLNPIEALRYE, via the coding sequence ATGGATTTACATGAAAGTTTGTGGATGGCCATTGAGTCTATCCGGGCAAACAAAGCCCGGGCCATTCTCACAACCATTGGCATTGTATTCGGAGTTCTCGCCATTATTTCTATGCAGACTCTGGTTCAGGGATTCAACAAACGAGTGGGCAAAGAGCTGTCCATTATCGGAAGCAGTACGTTTTATGTTCAAAAATACCCGGCCATTCAAACCGGACGCCTGAGCAGTGATATTCGCAATCGCAAGGATATCACGATGAAAGAGGTTCGGGCTATTGAAGAACGCGCCACTCTCATTAAATTGATTTCCCCGGATGATGATCAGTTTGGCATTACGGTAAAATACAAGGGACGCCACACCAACCCAACGGTTCTTGCCAAAGGGGGAAATGAATATTGGGCACTTGTGAGTGGCTACATGTTGAAGGAAGGCCGTTTCATTACAAGAGACGATGTGCACAGCACCCGGGATGTCTGTATTCTGGGGATGGACATCGTTGACAAACTTTTCCCTTTTGAGAGTCCCCTTGGGAAATTGGTTCTGGTCAATGGCCATAAAATGCGCGTGATCGGGGTATTTGAAGAAAAAGGGAAGATTTTTGGGTTCAGTCAAGACAATGTTGTTTTCATGCCTATTTCCACCTTTTTCAAATATTTTGGAAGCCGGCGCTCCATTTCCATTGCTTTGCAGGCCGATCGCCCGGATCTCATCGCCCCTGCAATTGATGAAGTCACAGGCATTCTCCGTTCGGTACGGAAAGTTCCCCCGGGGAAACCGAACGATTTTGAAATTGTCACCCGGGAATCGCTTCTGGACACGTGGAATAAAATCAGCGGTTACATATCCATTGTGGCCACGGCCATCGCCGCCATGTCACTTATTGTGGGCGGTATCGGGATTATGAATATCATGCTGGTATCCGTAACCGAACGCACCCGGGAAATAGGCATCCGGAAAGCCATTGGCGCCAAGAAAAAGGACATCCTCTGGCAATTTATCGTGGAAGCCGTTATTCTGAGTGAAATCGGTGGAATTATCGGTGTTATTCTTGGAGTGGGGGGCGGAAAAATTCTGGGACTGGCCCTTAAAATGCCGTCAGCTGTTCCGGTATGGGCCGTCCTGGTAGCCATTGTGTTTTCATCTTTTGTGGGTCTTTTTTTTGGAATTTACCCGGCTTCCAAGGCTGCGAAACTGAATCCAATTGAAGCGCTGCGCTACGAATAG
- a CDS encoding methionine adenosyltransferase: MARTLFTSESVTEGHPDKVADQISDAVLDAIMSKDPYGRVACETFVTTGLALVGGEITTDCYVDIPNLVRDVIRDIGYTDALMGFDGNTCSVLTAIDQQSPDIAMGVDRAGAGDQGMMFGFAIRETPELMPLPIILAHRLTQRLADVRKTGVLPYLRPDGKSQVTVAYEDGKPVEITTVVVSTQHAPDIEHDQIEADVIKHVILPVIPEEYIRKETVSFLINPTGRFVLGGPHADTGLTGRKIIVDTYGGYSRHGGGAFSGKDPTKVDRSASYAARWIAKNVVAANLADKCEVQLAYAIGVAEPVSIHVDTFGTGKLSNGELVKKIRQIFDLTPAGIIDALELRKPIYRRTAAYGHFGREEKGFTWEITDKAKELAR, from the coding sequence ATGGCTCGAACATTATTTACGTCCGAATCGGTTACTGAAGGCCACCCGGACAAGGTTGCGGATCAGATTTCTGATGCCGTTTTGGATGCCATTATGTCAAAAGACCCCTACGGGCGGGTTGCCTGCGAAACATTTGTCACCACAGGATTGGCGCTGGTCGGGGGTGAAATTACCACAGACTGCTACGTAGACATTCCCAATTTAGTGCGGGATGTGATCCGGGACATCGGCTACACCGACGCCCTCATGGGTTTTGACGGCAACACCTGCTCCGTTCTTACGGCGATTGACCAGCAATCCCCCGACATTGCCATGGGCGTGGATCGCGCCGGCGCCGGCGACCAGGGAATGATGTTTGGTTTCGCCATCCGCGAAACCCCTGAACTGATGCCCCTGCCCATTATTCTGGCCCATCGCCTGACGCAAAGATTGGCTGACGTCCGAAAAACGGGCGTTTTGCCCTATCTCCGCCCGGATGGAAAATCGCAGGTTACGGTAGCCTACGAGGATGGCAAACCCGTAGAGATCACAACCGTGGTTGTCTCCACCCAACACGCGCCGGATATCGAGCACGATCAAATCGAAGCGGATGTGATCAAGCACGTCATTTTGCCGGTTATTCCGGAGGAGTACATTCGGAAGGAGACGGTTTCGTTTCTAATTAACCCGACCGGCCGGTTTGTTTTGGGCGGTCCTCATGCAGATACCGGCCTGACCGGACGAAAGATCATCGTGGATACCTACGGCGGCTACTCACGGCACGGCGGCGGCGCCTTCTCCGGAAAAGACCCCACGAAGGTGGACCGATCGGCTTCTTACGCCGCGCGCTGGATTGCCAAAAACGTGGTTGCAGCCAATCTGGCAGACAAATGCGAGGTTCAACTGGCTTACGCCATCGGTGTTGCAGAACCTGTTTCCATCCATGTGGACACCTTTGGCACGGGAAAACTCAGTAATGGAGAGCTCGTAAAAAAGATTCGCCAGATATTTGATTTGACCCCTGCAGGCATTATCGATGCGCTTGAATTACGAAAACCGATCTACCGGAGAACGGCCGCTTACGGGCATTTTGGCCGTGAGGAAAAGGGATTTACCTGGGAAATTACAGATAAAGCAAAAGAATTAGCACGTTAA
- a CDS encoding GNAT family N-acetyltransferase has translation MFKDYPKTKKLRDGTPVTLRPMKKSDEKALYDFFIGLRPEDRLFLKDDVTDPKVIHEWAQHIDYEKIIPILAFIDDKVVGDATLHRASHGWSQHVGEIRMVTSPEYRRKGLGLILAKEIFLLAQFLGIEKVEAEMMDSQEGAIRVFETIGFQKEAQLKDHVKDLRGRKHDLIIMTQDISKLWEYMDKMLMDAEDHGG, from the coding sequence ATGTTTAAAGACTACCCAAAAACCAAGAAGCTAAGGGATGGTACACCGGTAACCCTTCGACCCATGAAAAAATCAGACGAAAAGGCGCTCTACGATTTTTTCATCGGTCTCAGACCAGAAGATCGTCTCTTTCTTAAAGACGACGTGACCGATCCAAAAGTGATTCATGAGTGGGCCCAACACATCGATTACGAAAAAATTATCCCGATTCTGGCCTTTATCGATGACAAAGTGGTGGGGGACGCCACACTGCACCGTGCCAGCCACGGATGGTCACAGCACGTGGGAGAAATTCGCATGGTCACCTCTCCCGAATACCGAAGAAAGGGACTGGGCTTAATTCTGGCAAAAGAAATCTTCCTGCTGGCACAGTTCCTTGGCATCGAAAAAGTGGAAGCGGAAATGATGGATTCTCAGGAAGGAGCCATTCGTGTTTTTGAAACCATCGGATTTCAAAAGGAAGCCCAGCTGAAAGACCATGTTAAGGATTTACGGGGACGAAAACACGACCTCATCATCATGACACAAGACATCTCCAAGCTGTGGGAATACATGGATAAGATGCTCATGGATGCCGAGGATCACGGGGGCTGA
- a CDS encoding polyprenyl synthetase family protein: MTEFEKKLTHLRTLVNTRIQSVFEHKEPAILYEPMKYIIDGGGKRLRPVLLLLSSEAVGGRAEDCLDAAVAVEMLHNFTLIHDDVMDQDDIRRGQETVHKKWDVNVAILSGDGLVALSYRYLMNCAHPRIAEIGKLFSDALRELCEGQALDKEFESRWNVTLSDYFTMIRKKTAVLIALCTQIGGIFGNGSEEHIRSLWEYGLNMGMAFQIQDDLLDVTADEKVLGKDWGSDILQRKKTFLLIHALEVGSPATKREIHSILDRPAIDVEGVKRVAELFQETGTLQAAETCIQDHFQKAQEQLSVLPETRGRKNLELFLELVSHRNY; this comes from the coding sequence TTGACTGAATTTGAAAAAAAATTAACCCATCTTCGGACCCTTGTGAACACGCGCATTCAATCCGTTTTTGAGCACAAGGAACCCGCCATCCTTTATGAGCCGATGAAATATATTATTGACGGCGGAGGAAAACGTCTCCGGCCGGTTCTGCTTCTCCTGTCCAGTGAAGCGGTGGGCGGGCGCGCAGAGGACTGCCTGGATGCGGCCGTAGCCGTGGAAATGCTCCACAACTTTACCCTCATTCATGATGATGTCATGGATCAGGACGATATTCGCCGGGGTCAGGAAACCGTCCACAAAAAATGGGATGTGAATGTGGCCATTCTCTCCGGCGACGGGCTGGTCGCCCTGTCTTACCGCTATTTGATGAATTGTGCCCATCCCCGTATCGCAGAAATCGGAAAACTTTTTTCGGACGCCCTGCGGGAATTATGCGAAGGCCAGGCACTGGACAAGGAATTTGAAAGCCGCTGGAATGTCACCCTGAGCGATTACTTTACAATGATTCGCAAAAAAACGGCCGTCCTGATTGCGCTTTGTACGCAGATCGGGGGAATTTTCGGAAACGGATCCGAAGAACACATCCGCAGCCTGTGGGAATACGGGCTGAATATGGGAATGGCCTTTCAAATTCAGGATGATCTGCTCGATGTAACTGCCGATGAAAAGGTTCTCGGAAAGGATTGGGGCAGCGACATCCTCCAGCGGAAGAAAACCTTCTTATTAATTCACGCCCTCGAAGTCGGAAGTCCGGCCACGAAGCGGGAAATCCACAGCATTCTGGATCGGCCCGCAATTGATGTTGAAGGGGTGAAACGGGTTGCCGAACTCTTTCAGGAAACGGGAACCCTGCAAGCCGCTGAAACCTGCATCCAAGACCATTTCCAAAAGGCGCAGGAACAGCTTTCCGTTTTGCCCGAAACAAGGGGGCGCAAAAACCTGGAGCTGTTCCTGGAATTGGTTTCCCACAGAAATTATTAG